The Juglans regia cultivar Chandler chromosome 10, Walnut 2.0, whole genome shotgun sequence genome includes the window CGGTGTGATTGAGCTCGATGCCAGATCGAACACTGACTCGTACCCATCCATCACTATGTCCTGCATTGCATAGTAGCATTGCAACAAGTTTTCCTGCAACAATTTTGTACCATTTTTATAGTGAAAACATAGGAGAAAAGAGCATCATCACTTTGGTAACTTTATAGAGCATTAGTTTCATCTTGCTGGAATGCTTTCAAAATGTTGACCAAATTTACcacaatgaaaagaaaattttgaaaggatGAGAGTTGGaatatttactttatttacATATGAACAACAAAATACTGCTTTTCTGAAGAACGGATATTGCAAGGGTAATAATTCATGAGCAGCGTAAAGAAGCGCTGATGCAGCAATAATAGAAGGCTTCATCTCCAAAAGCTTGATATCTGATAACGAAATAAAGATTTGTTAGTTGAATCAGAGGAGGAGCCCGGCCAATCATGCCAATGGCATGttgacttttcttttttgtgaatatttctTTTCTGGGTACGTAccattttgagatttgaatatgatttcAGTAGCTCGAGCTTTGAGAGACTGCCACAATGGTGGGTCTTTAAGTTGGAACAGAGATATGtaataagaaatgaaagaaaagggtGTGATCGAACGCATTCGCCATTTTAGAGCACCCAAGATGAGGATCTCCATTCTCTCTATTGTTTGCGGGTCAAAAATAAAACCTCCATCACCCTATTCCAAGCAAAAAACAGAGAGTTAGATAAGCTTTTCTGAATATTGAAAGTACTTTTTCATCAATTATTTGGTTTACATTATGTTGGCATGTAGATTTACCTGAAAATCAACGAGGGAAACCTCTGCTTTCATCATCTTGGCAGCTAGAGAAATGCAGGAGATTGCAAGAAGACTTAGGATCCATGGCTTTGGTTGCTGTTATATCAAGATCATTCTTAGAATATATCAAAGCAATTGAACCCTTAAAACATGCAAGTAATGTGCCATTTATGTTGGAATTCCAGAAATACCTTGTTTGTTCCAAAAAAAACACGAGAAAATAATCAATAcgacatgttttttttttaagccaaAAGCTATAAATATACACTCACAAATATCTACTTTCAAACTgctataattttaaaaagccaaacattaaaaaaaaaaatagtacaataATTAATGACAGATGAAAAACTGTTCAAGTCTCCAGAATGTAATCAAGTTTCTTTACCAGCATCCCTTGGCTAGACAAGAACCGATCAAGATAATTAACGGCAAGGTACGATAAGAGCGGATCGAACCTGCAACAGAACTGGGAAAAACAAACATAGATCAGtaccataaaaaaaacaaatgcttTTGGTTTTTTGAAGAACAAGatgaagtatatatattttccaacaaAAATTCAAACACTTCATTGTACgttttcctcttctcttccgATAAAAAGGTAAAGATATCCCAATAAATAAACACGAGCAAAAGAATGAATACCTTGGAAATTTCAGAAATGATTTCATGTCGAACAGAAATATCAAAACCGTTGGTTTGGAGACTCTGAAAGTAGTTTTCTAGTGGCATGTGATCACATTCAATAAGGAAGAGAGAAGCGATCGTGTCGGAGTTGGTTTCGTGTAAATTAGTCAACGGGTTTTCAAGATCGAACTCCATGGCCGTGAGTCCTAGTGTGTGTGAGGATCTCAGAACTGGGGTTGAGGATACAAGAAGCAACACATGattgtttaataaaaaaacaaaaggtatAAAGATAAGCTGGGAAAGGTGTGTGTTTTATGGTAAAAGAAGATGCGTGGAGACTTGAAATTCACTGCTATGGTTGCAGCTCTCTATCTTGtagtttttttcttccattctttTTTGTATCAATGTCTGCTAGCTGCTCCAGtgcttgctctctctctctcttagtggAAAAGAAAACGAGGAAGTGATCAGGGGGTTGATCGGATGGTTCTGGACTTCACGGAGAGTAGAAGGTATGTCCGAAGAGGATTGGGTGGAAAGTTAATAGATGAGCTTAGTTTTAACTGCCATTGACTCTTGTCCTCCCACCCAATTCACTttacagtactatatatatatatatatatatgtaaatatatttttcatgcaaaaaataaatttattaatgaaaaaaaatgtgcatcGGGAGACGTAGAGAGGCGTTCGGATTGGAAATATTATTAGGGTCCCTCTATGGATcgatgatattgtgaatttatatGTAGTTTTtgtcaaattaaataaattagggTCTGAACTCTGGATAACGACAAGTTTGATATGTCGTCGCAATCTACTTCATACCAAACCGATCCATGCATACAACTACTGGAAGGGAAACGTCTTTAATTAAGATGATCCAGTACTAGATCTGCCATTAATCTCATGAGATAATAAATGAATACACCAAATACCAGAATCCAGTTTTTTCATGTCCTTCATTGCCAGGACGAAATGAGCTTGTTTTCATGCCTTAATTTGTATTCAATTACAAGCAGAAGCGgctatcaatatatatatataggacaaattaattagcatagattaatgcatgcatggcgcGCACTATATTATGCATGGAAATTAAAAGGCTGTATTACTCTACATGTCTAGActgaatattttaattaaacacGATATGCAGAACGTGTTTCTTGGGGTTTGATTAACATGGAATTAGTCAATCAGGAATGCCAGCATGCTGGGCTCagacactatatatatatatatatatcaatgggacgtacaaaactcattttcatagtttttatgtgcatgcatgctaaTATAATAGCATCGCCAATTTTCCATATTATAAATTAAGCGGAAGGCTGGAAAATAAGAAGTCAAAAAGGGACTTGAATATGGAATaactatacatacatacatacatacatatatatatatatagagagagagagagagagattgggatCAAGATGATCCCTTTAGGCTccatttggattgagagatgatatgagatgaaattgttttagatgagttgtataaaatattgttagaatattattattattttgggatttgaaaaaattgaattgtttattatatttagtgtgaaaatttaaaaaaattgtaatgatgagatgaggtAATAACTCATATGATGGAGTGGgttttgcaaaaaaaattgaacattaAGCAGTGTACGAAAAATCCATAAGGGCAACAATTAATAAATGTTGTAAGGTCCAtgattattcaaatatttatctGATCTTCTACTTGAAACTTTCAAATTTAAGCAAGAATTTGATGGAATCTTTTTTGAAGTGTTAACAGATGGCTGTTAGATGGAATAGTCTCTAGCTAATTAAAGGGGCTTTAGGGAGTCGATCAACAATTGTATACTGAGTTATTGATTCTTTGTATTGTAAAATGGCTGGTGCGAGGGCTTTATGCATGTCATGTTAGTTTCAACTTAAGCTTATTCTAATTGagaagatattatatatttatctcagGGGAAGACTCCAGATTATAGGAGATCGAGAAACAAGGTTCAATAcagaaaattatcatatatatatatatatatatatatatagcactacCTATATAAACATTCGGGACCATTGCTGATATTTAAGCGCAAATTTCCAAGAGGTACGACGTTCGTGCGTGCTGCATGCAATGGACCTCTGCGAGCATTCAATATTCGATCGAGCAAGCTAGCATAATTGCCGACATGCATACGCGTATTTCATAAGATAACATTATGTATTATAGGTGAGATGTTTGGCGACTAGGATACACTACTTTTAGACTTATAATTTGGGTGAGACATAAAAGGATCGGAAAAATGTGGTTGGAACAAACCTGATCATGAATGACCATTTAGAACGATAAAATTAGAAGcctatatttatcttttatatataattatatatatatatatatatatatatatatatatatctttgtctGCTTATAACTTTATTATCTCCTAGCTAATGGATGCCAGCTGAgtgaatttcctttttttttttttttttccttgcaataTCTCAATCTCAATCCTTCAAGCTAAAGGTGGTGAATGGGAACAGAAACAATTATAACTTCCAATCTTAAatccatgtatatataatactgcATGTCATATGGTCGTTGTTGAGCGAATTAAAGGCCGAATCATACTTCTCAAAGGCGCCTACTTTTGTAACTGCTAACCACTTCTTTAAAACTTTTTGACTTTTTGCTTTATATGGTGCCTGATGATTATAAGCCCTTTGAGTTTGAGCAACTTCCTCTTTGTAGAAAAGCAATTACAGGTTTTGGGATTAATGCTTTTTACTCTCTGCAGATCATCATCAGCATGATCAGAAAGGTATTCTGTATTTGAAGATTACAGATCAAGTAGTACTGTTGATAAAGAGTTACACACATGCGTATATTATGGGTTAATTTGCaaacagcttctttattgaCACACTGATCATCAATACATTTCTGATGTgaaaattaaagtaattatcGTAGAAGGCTTCTGGGAAAGTAGCATGATTCTTTTACTTTCGATATAAGGAGCCATTAATGGGAAGAAAGACGCCAAGATAAACCTCAATTAAAAGGAATTAGAATATGGGGAAGTAGCTAGCTACATCAAATACAGGATGTGGCTGCCAGCAGGCCTTCAT containing:
- the LOC108999728 gene encoding putative cyclin-D6-1 is translated as MEFDLENPLTNLHETNSDTIASLFLIECDHMPLENYFQSLQTNGFDISVRHEIISEISKFCCRFDPLLSYLAVNYLDRFLSSQGMLQPKPWILSLLAISCISLAAKMMKAEVSLVDFQGDGGFIFDPQTIERMEILILGALKWRMRSITPFSFISYYISLFQLKDPPLWQSLKARATEIIFKSQNDIKLLEMKPSIIAASALLYAAHELLPLQYPFFRKAVFCCSYVNKENLLQCYYAMQDIVMDGYESVFDLASSSITPVSVLEQQFPSSEYGETNGTTPTTTIRSAEMRDIKRRKIINYCDNLTVQISRIQQC